The following coding sequences lie in one Carassius carassius chromosome 1, fCarCar2.1, whole genome shotgun sequence genomic window:
- the LOC132133672 gene encoding gastrula zinc finger protein XlCGF8.2DB-like isoform X1, which translates to MNEAEAESYWITQEVIEEQIDLMEEINEMEEVIEEGKKYHDIETDETSLSPSWEPRPEICFICPQCGEIFTSEESLNLHIKFESGMKPYACDLCEKTFNKKAKLATHMKIHTGEKPHTCDQCGKKFRNKGNLNEHMKIHTGEMPYMCDQCGRKFRHKGNLNTHMRIHTGAKSCIKTNGEKPHTCSQCGKRFRQKHLLNQHMRIHTGEKPHSCDHCGQSFTRKQLLNDHIKIHTGQNLHTCAQCGKSYRKLSVFKVHLLHHSRDRIYNCDQCSKRFFRPDNLRDHMKTHSEERPYVCYLCAKSFRHLNGLKIHQKRHSGVRDHTCSECGKSFFTLYVLKQHQTVHTREKPYQCSHCDKRFSILGNLKRHKSVHSR; encoded by the exons ATGAATGAAGCAGAAGCAGAGTCCTACTGGATCACGCAGGAGGTCATCGAAGAACAGAtag accTGATGGAAGAGATCAATGAGATGGAAGAAGTGATTGAAGAAGGGAAGAAATATCATgatattgaaactgatgaaacaTCCTTGAGTCCCTCGTGGGAACCAAGACCCGAAATATGTTTCATTTGCCCTCAGTGTGGAGAGATTTTCACATCCGAAGAAAGTCTTAATCTTCACATAAAATTTGAAAGTGGAATGAAGCCGTACGCATGTGATCTCTGCGAGAAAACTTTCAACAAAAAAGCAAAACTTGCCACACACATGAAAatccacaccggagagaagccacacacatgtgatcagtgcgggaagaagTTCAGAAATAAGGGAAACCTGAATGAACACATGAAAATCCACACCGGAGAGATGCCGTACATGTGTGATCAGTGTGGGAGGAAGTTCAGACATAAAGGAAACCTCAATACACACATGAGAATCCATACTGGAGCAAAGTCCTGCATTAAAACCAATGGAGAAAAACCGCACACATGCagtcagtgtggaaagagattcAGACAAAAACACCTCCTCAATCAACACATGAGAatccacaccggagagaaaccgcACTCGTGTGATCACTGCGGGCAGAGTTTCACACGAAAACAGCTACTTAATGATCATATAAAGATCCACACAGGACAAAACCTGCACACCTGTGCACAGTGCGGGAAGAGTTACAGGAAGTTAAGTGTTTTCAAAGTACATCTGCTCCATCATTCTAGAGACAGGATCTAtaactgtgaccagtgcagtaaaaggtTTTTTAGGCCAGATAACCTGAGGGACCACATGAAAACCCATTCAGAGGAGAGGCCTTACGTGTGTTATTTGTGTGCAAAGAGCTTTAGACATCTGAATGGTTTAAAAATACACCAGAAACGACACAGCGGTGTGAGGGATCATACTTGCTCTGAGTGCGGAAAGAGTTTCTTTACACTTTATGTACTGAAACAGCACCAGACCGTTCACACCAGAGAAAAACCTTaccagtgttcacactgtgacaagagattcagtattTTAGGAAACCTGAAAAGACATAAGAGTGTCCATTCT
- the LOC132133672 gene encoding gastrula zinc finger protein XlCGF8.2DB-like isoform X2 — protein sequence MEEINEMEEVIEEGKKYHDIETDETSLSPSWEPRPEICFICPQCGEIFTSEESLNLHIKFESGMKPYACDLCEKTFNKKAKLATHMKIHTGEKPHTCDQCGKKFRNKGNLNEHMKIHTGEMPYMCDQCGRKFRHKGNLNTHMRIHTGAKSCIKTNGEKPHTCSQCGKRFRQKHLLNQHMRIHTGEKPHSCDHCGQSFTRKQLLNDHIKIHTGQNLHTCAQCGKSYRKLSVFKVHLLHHSRDRIYNCDQCSKRFFRPDNLRDHMKTHSEERPYVCYLCAKSFRHLNGLKIHQKRHSGVRDHTCSECGKSFFTLYVLKQHQTVHTREKPYQCSHCDKRFSILGNLKRHKSVHSR from the coding sequence ATGGAAGAGATCAATGAGATGGAAGAAGTGATTGAAGAAGGGAAGAAATATCATgatattgaaactgatgaaacaTCCTTGAGTCCCTCGTGGGAACCAAGACCCGAAATATGTTTCATTTGCCCTCAGTGTGGAGAGATTTTCACATCCGAAGAAAGTCTTAATCTTCACATAAAATTTGAAAGTGGAATGAAGCCGTACGCATGTGATCTCTGCGAGAAAACTTTCAACAAAAAAGCAAAACTTGCCACACACATGAAAatccacaccggagagaagccacacacatgtgatcagtgcgggaagaagTTCAGAAATAAGGGAAACCTGAATGAACACATGAAAATCCACACCGGAGAGATGCCGTACATGTGTGATCAGTGTGGGAGGAAGTTCAGACATAAAGGAAACCTCAATACACACATGAGAATCCATACTGGAGCAAAGTCCTGCATTAAAACCAATGGAGAAAAACCGCACACATGCagtcagtgtggaaagagattcAGACAAAAACACCTCCTCAATCAACACATGAGAatccacaccggagagaaaccgcACTCGTGTGATCACTGCGGGCAGAGTTTCACACGAAAACAGCTACTTAATGATCATATAAAGATCCACACAGGACAAAACCTGCACACCTGTGCACAGTGCGGGAAGAGTTACAGGAAGTTAAGTGTTTTCAAAGTACATCTGCTCCATCATTCTAGAGACAGGATCTAtaactgtgaccagtgcagtaaaaggtTTTTTAGGCCAGATAACCTGAGGGACCACATGAAAACCCATTCAGAGGAGAGGCCTTACGTGTGTTATTTGTGTGCAAAGAGCTTTAGACATCTGAATGGTTTAAAAATACACCAGAAACGACACAGCGGTGTGAGGGATCATACTTGCTCTGAGTGCGGAAAGAGTTTCTTTACACTTTATGTACTGAAACAGCACCAGACCGTTCACACCAGAGAAAAACCTTaccagtgttcacactgtgacaagagattcagtattTTAGGAAACCTGAAAAGACATAAGAGTGTCCATTCT